Proteins from one Juglans microcarpa x Juglans regia isolate MS1-56 chromosome 6S, Jm3101_v1.0, whole genome shotgun sequence genomic window:
- the LOC121236555 gene encoding uncharacterized protein LOC121236555 → MFQDGLQPYIRNQVACLQIGNFQELVNVASIAEAEQRRLIAQAQVDRKRGFPYSPGSSTGKRKAPVTPSKGKGVVVGKAAPVTPPPCRQCGKRHNEECRRASGACFRCGQTGHMIRDCPQITPGGASTPNTKPKTASKAKVYAIMPI, encoded by the coding sequence ATGTTCCAGGATGGTTTGCAACCTTATATCCGAAACCAAGTAGCATGCCTACAGATAGGAAATTTCCAAGAATTGGTCAATGTAGCTTCAATAGCAGAGGCGGAGCAACGACGACTAATTGCACAGGCTCAAGTGGATAGGAAAAGAGGATTTCCTTACTCACCAGGAAGTAGTACGGGGAAGCGAAAGGCCCCTGTAACTCCGAGCAAAGGAAAGGGCGTGGTAGTCGGGAAGGCAGCACCCGTCACTCCACCACCTTGTCGCCAATGTGGGAAGAGGCACAACGAAGAATGTCGTAGGGCCTCGGGAGCTTGTTTCAGATGTGGTCAAACCGGCCATATGATCCGAGATTGTCCACAGATTACGCCTGGAGGAGCGTCAACACCAAACACTAAACCCAAGACTGCATCGAAAGCCAAGGTTTATGCCATTATGCCCATATAG